The DNA region ACAGGGTATTCATTAGGGTCTCTTATATAGGTCCTCTGATCAACTCTAATGACTTAAAAAATCAAAGGAGGATCATTTTGACTTTTTTATCCTCTTTTCATATTTATTTTCATTCTATGTGAGGCATTGTTATCTTTAGCTTTCTTGTAGTTTTATTTGTTTAGGTCTTAGTTCtaactaattaattaaaatatatattaagGTTTAGTTATAAATATAATTATTATTAGATTTTTTTACTTTCATTTTTAGATTATTATTGCAAAACTTTTGAGTTAATATTACTTAAACATAATAGATAATTAGGTTAAGGTATAGTCGGTGTTTTTATGACTAATTAAATTATTAATTTCATTAGATTATTAAGTGATcttttttattaattaaaaattattaataactatttttgtttattattaaaaaaaattaggtttggttttcgttttttttcttaGAGTGAATCTGGTCAAACTTTGTGACCAGGTCAACCCAATAGCCCATGAGTCCAATATCAGAAACCCTAATGCGCGTGGAAAAGATGCCAAAATTTATCGAAACACTAGAacaaataatattaaatatttcCAATTTGGATTACAGATACATTTGAATATACAAAGTTACATAAGAATCAGATCAGGTACATAATTGTTACATTTGTATCAGAAACCCtaaaaatgaaaaataacaaTTACATCAATTTCTTTCTAAAATACATCAATCTAATTAATTTTCTAAACATATTTCTAACCTATAAATAATCTAAGAACAGTCAGAAGAAGGGGCGAAAAAAGTGAATAACCCTAAACGTTGTTGCTGCAATCCCGAACCCCACTAAAGCTCCATTGAATTTTTTTGCTTATGGGTTTTCATTCAAACCCTAGGTCATCTGGGCTTGACCTCCATCACACCTCTCTGACAAAAGAAGAGAGGAAGAGAGTCAGAAAGTAAAGACAGACAAAGAGCAAAAAGAGAATCAGAGAGATTTATTTTTTTACCTTACCGAGAGATCCCCGTCATTGTAGGTTGATGGATTTTGAACTCTACttttgttttattgttggttgcTTGCGTTTAAATCTTATTATGATGTTCACTTTTGATTTGTGTTGTTGTGAATAGAGTTAGGGTTTCAGTTTATGAATTTaggattttgaaagtttgtttggATTTGTTGTTTCTGATGCTTGATTATGGGTTAAGAGGTTAAGATCTATGGGTTATTGTTGTTTGTATTGTGTTTGGGTTTGATTTTGGGGATTCTTGGAAATTTAGGGTTAGGGTTTATAGGTTAGGGAAGAATATTGTTAGGGTTCTTACTTAGGTTTCGTTTGGGTTGAAGATTAGGGTTAGGGTTCATGCTAATTAGGGTTAGGGTTCTTAGTTCTAAGGTTTTTGGGTTTGGGAGGATGAAGGTTTGAAGTTTTCGGTTGAGGTTCAATTGAAAACTTGGGTCTGGGGGTGGTTCTCGGGGTGGTAAAGAGTGGCCAGAGAAGTGTCGAAGTAGGCAACAGAGAGATGAGGGAGAGAATTGAGAGATAGAGAGAGGGCGAAGGAAGAGAGAGAAAGGAATGGGAGAAAATGATTTCTGAAAGGATTTTACTTAAATACCTTCCCCCAAGACCCCCACGATCTGTCACACGTGTCCTCACACAATTCTGTCAGATGAGTTGACCATGACTCATCAAGTGAAGTTAATCACACCGTGGTCCCTTAGTTGACTAGTGATCATGTCCCTCCATCTAGTAGACCTTTCATCCAAAGGCCATGAAGCCATCATGTTGACTATGCAGTTAACGCATCTGGTGGCCTCGGTTGAGATTCAACCTTTGACTCTCCTGAGTAGTCTCACACGCCCAAATGGGCTTCCTACAAATCTGGGCCTAATGCCCATTGATTAATGCACCCCCAAATTATTTGTCCTAATGGATTTCAACTAAAAATGCACCCCCGGTCTtgttttattttatgttttatttaattttctatttctattttatgttattAAATTTAAGATTAGGATTAGTTAGTTTAATTAGGATAATTAGGTTAGTAATTAAATAATtcataaataataaataaaaaaatatttcttttaaaaaattataaacaTATCATGATTTATTTAGTGTAATTTGATTATTGATAAAAGCACAAAAAATAAGTTTTATTTAATTTAGTCATGGTAATTAGTCTAGTATTATTTAAGatcttaatttttttttataaaaaaatatataatatacaaaataatttcttttattAGGTTATTAATTTATTTACTAGATGTTTTAGACATATGCAAAAACAATAAAAATAGAATTATGTATAGcttattttattttctaatttaaattaaaatgataTTTTTTGCAAATCAAACTGATTGACTGGTGTCACACCTTATCAATcaaataacctaaagtcaatTCAAACACACCCAAATGTTGTTTTCTCTTCCCTTGTGCATTGAGActttttgcaatcaaacttttCTCCGTCCCCGAGGCATTGGAATCttttcaaaattaaaaacaaCAAACACAACATTTTTCTAGACAAACTACGATACTCTAATCCCTCATAACGTTTGAAGGTACGTAGGCACTGAGTTGTAACACTCTAGCGAATACAATAATAAAAAACTATTTCTTTGTGTTTACTTCCTGATCAAATATTTTTTCtattaaaataataacataattCTCTTAATAATAATTGAAATAAAGCCATTAAGATGAATAATTAGGTAAACATCCTTAGGTAAATATAGTGACCCTAGAACTAGAGAAGGATCCCATTGATTACAATGGAGGTGAGGGTGCCTAACACATTCCCCTCACttaatcgactcccgaaccctaacGTCTTATCCTTATACATTTAtgttttatcattatttccaTATTCCTTATCAACGAATAAAGGATGATGGCAACTCTGTAATTTTCTAGTCGCGACACTTATTACTAAACCAAGACTTTACATTCTTTATCTTTAATACACTTCACTTGATCAAAATCTAGTACCTTTCTCTTCCCTTAGCAAGCCTATATAAATATTTTTCTCCCTGCATGGTTCCTAGAGATTGGTATAATCATTCAAAAGCTTGGGTTCTTGATTCACTCACCACCTTCTTGGTCTTATTTGTATCTTTCTTAAGTTTAGACATTTTTACACTGAGACCATTCTTTAAAACAATCATTTTTACTCTAACTTTACTCTGAATACTTTCATTCTCCCACAATGATTCTTATCCCCTAGGTCCAAAACATCTTGACTCATCCAACATCTCTTTAGCCACTTTTCTAATCTCTTGAGTCATCTTATtccacatatcatttgcatttccTTGTGATTGTCCAAAAATCTACTTCCAAGATCTTGAGTTGGAAAATTCCTTATTTTTCCACCCTTCAAAGGCCAACACTTGATTTCTGGTGCTCCCATGTGACTTATTCTCTTTTCTCTCCCTTTGATTCTTACATCCATAATCAATACTCTATATTGGATAGTCAAGCTCTCTTTTGAAATAACTTCATCGTTCAATTAAATATTCATATCTGACTTTCTGATAAGAAAGTAATCTATATGAGAACATGTCATCCAATTTTATATGTGATAAGATGTCCATCTCTTTTCCTAAGTCATGTATTTGCTATAGTAAGATCCAAAACCGGCAAAAACTCCAAGATAGATTTACCCTCCACATTCACCTCTCCTAGATCAAACTCTTTATGCACGCTCTTAAAACCTCTTGTTACGCTCCATACATGTCCATTTAAATCCCTTCTAGAACAAGCTTATATCCTTGGGGTATTTCTGGAAGTAAGCCTTCtaaattctctcaaaattttaCCTTAAGGTATTATGCTAACCTAACCTGAGGTGCGCAAGCAATAATAACATTAAAGGTGTCTTGTTCCACTACAAATTTCAAGACTATGATTCAATCTCTTTTTTTTTACATCTACAACGTCCTTCTTCCGTTCCTTGTCCATAATAACTCCCACCCCATTTCTCGATCTAACTTTTTCAGTGTACCAAAGCTTAAACCCGAGTAGTCTAATTATTTTGCTTTTTCACCTGTCTATTTAGTTCCTTGTAGGCATATAAAATTAATCTTCCTCCTAACGAATAATGTCTACCATTTCCATATATTTTTGCAGAAAGCATGTTTATATTCCATGATCCAAAACGAATCATACTCTCATGAACTGACTTTTTTACTCATACTCGTTTACGAAAATGTGAGAATCcttatttatttttcaatgcATCAAGACGACGACGCATCGGTCCTTACTCTTTTAACATTGTACTCGAACAATACAGTTTATTGCTTACAGGTAGGACCGGTCCAAACCCAAGGTGCGTGACGCTATTACTTTGGACCTCAAATTTTTGGACCTTTAAAATAAGCCACAAATACTAAAAAAATGTGACctcaaaatatatatatatatatatatatatatatatatatatatatatatatatatatatatatatatataatatatatatatatatatatatatatatatatatatatatatatatatatatatatttcataaCAATGATAATTAAATTGAATTGCTACGGTATAATTTAGTACTAGTACTAGATAGGATAGTGTATATGGGTTCAAATCTTGATAGTGTATATTTTGGCATTTAGAAATTATTTTTAGTGGTTTTGtcaattttaaaatatttaaagTCCAAAAATTAGTTATTTCAAATAAGTTATAATAATTGTGTAactttgattttgattttttattaaAGGAATCAATCCAATcttataatttttaatttttttttataattacTTATACAACGAAATTAACATCAATAATAAAAATGttatttaaaaattgatttaattattaattaaatattatttttaaaataattttaattaaattttatcTTAAATCTCAAAATACGCGGCCCGGCTTATAGACAAGTATTCACATTATTTCCTAGATATCTAGAGAAAGTTTTACCTAGACAAACAAAACATTTTCTTTTATCCTAACTTGGAACCGGTTAAGCAAAGTTAACAGAGGCAGAATTACTCTATAGCATAGATTTCCTAAATTCCTAAACAAATAACAACAATGTGGCATTGTAATAATTTGACCAGGATTAGTCAACGGATAAAACTTTTTCTCGATTTTCATTTGTCAAAACAAGTTAATGTAGAAACTAGAGGGGTCAAAAAAAGCCCTAAATGATAATGCCCTAACAATTAGACCCCTATTTGACCCCAATTTTTTAGGCCCCCTACTAAATCAATAACTCTTTGGCCCCTTATTTTTAAGCCCCCtcatatttttgttttttaaagGGCCTAAATGAGGGGCtcaaaatataatttatttgaaacaacatattttatttttttaaataaatatttttaaataataaatatttttgaaaactatttttttcgaaaaaaaccttattttttcaaaataaaaaaaaatcattttttttaaaaaatcatttttttttaaaataaacataATCGATTTATTTTAAAGTATTAaaatttttagtttttttaaaaaaaattgatatttttgaaaaaaaaatatttttttcaaaaaaaataaatagATTTTTTTCGTAAAAAAAACTgattaattttttaaaatgaGAAAGGCGgtttttctttaaaaataaaaaatcatttttttcgaaaaaaaagtcaattcttttttaaaagaaaaaattatttttttcgaaaaagaatatcaaatttattttgaaaataaataatCGACTTTTTTCAAGAAAAAAGTCGATTTTTCCTGAAAGtaaaaaatatgattttttttgaaaaaaaattcaaatttttttatatataaaaaaagtcgatttttttgaaaaaaaaggtgatttgtttttgaaaaaacaccagaattttttcgaaaatagaaaaaaaaagtcaaagttttttctaaaataaaaaaaatcgattttttccaaaaaattaaatcgatttttttaaataaaaaagtttaattttatttgaaacaaaatcaaatttttcctaaaataaaaaagttgatattttttgaaaaaaaatgatttttatgaaaataaaataataaaataattttttctttaaaaaaaaagtcaattttttttctttaaaaagtCAACTTTAAAAAATGATGGGGCCTTAAGACTTTACTTGAATTTTATGGGCCTTTAGTTTAGGGGACCTATATATTTTGGGGCTTATTTATTTTTAGAATATTGGGCCCCCTATATTCTGGGGGCCTTAAAAGTTAGGCCCCGGCCCCCTAAATTGACGGCTCTAGAAGAAACACATGTACacaaataaaaatatcaaaaggACACCGCTGAATCTGGAATAAATAATCATAATTGAATCAAAGAATGGTTAAGTTAGATCAAGAAaaactaaaacaaaaaaaacttaGAAAAGCTTGCTTGCAAATTCATCTACTGTAGTTCCCTCGACACGAGAATAAGCTGATTTTCTAGCAAGATCTCTCAACTGTGACAAACTTCTTCCCAATTTCAAAGCCAACTTTATTTCAAACAATTCTCCATTCTCTCTttgttcttcatcttcttctaaTATATTTTCTTGAATTGAATTTTCCATCATTTGAAAGAATCCACCACAGTTTCTATACATCTCAGAAACCATTCCAACTTGTCCACCATGCTCAAAAGAATTAACAGCTGTAGCCAATGCACCAGCCATAACAGGAACTATAGATGTCCATGAACCTTGGCCAACAAAAGCGGACCCCACAGCTGCAATTCCAGTTAGTAAAGGACCTGCAATTGCCAATGTTTTGTTAACCTTCAACACCAAGTTTCCTAATCTTTCGTAATCTTCCATGTCTTTTCTCTTCATAACTTGTAACACATCTTTTACTTCACTTTCTAACCCTTCATTCCATCCATTTTTCTTCCACCCTTTTTGTTTTCTTTCATTATTTTGCTTGTTGCTTCTTCTTGGTGAGGTTTTTGCAGGCCACCAATTTGCAGGTTCATATTTCTGAGGGAACTTTTCAATCATAACTCCTAACAAAGGAAGTGGATAAGCTCGGTCTAGTGCTAAAACTTTTTTAATTGTATCCTTTATATACCTCTCTGTGGGATTGCCTAATGCAATTGTGGTTTCGATGTGAGACTTAAGCTCTTTGAACAATCTTGTTGCGTTTCTTTGTTCTTCAGCAAGTTGTGAAGGTTGGATTTTGTTCATGATGACTAACATACCGGTTGAAGCGGAGAACAAAAGTGCGGAAGATAATTTGAGGGCTAGAAGGGGCGCGTCAGAGCTGCTTATGGCTGCGATAGCTGCCATGGCGGAGGCGGTGAGAGTGATCATGTTGATGGAGTTTAATAGAAGGGTGTTCCAGTTATTGCGTTGTTCGGCGATGTTTTGATGCATTTCTATTCTGTCGGATACGGATTCAAGAATTGCATAGAGTTGAGTAATGGTTTTAGTTTTGGATGATGGAGAAAGGGAGGATTTATTGGATGAAAAATGATGATCATTTTGTTGGATGATTGTGTGTGTGAGTTGACCGTTTAGTTCTTCAAATAGCTTTCTGCTTGGTCTTGTATTTGGAGCTATGGAAATGATTTTAGGAAGTTTTGGGAGATGGAAAGAGGATTTGATGATTGTttgtgaagaagaagaagatgaaattgaagaagaaagaagagatGAAATTTGTAAAGAAGCCATGTGATGTAATGTGATTAAAGTTAGATAGAGTTTTGTTGTCGTtgtttgtttgtgttgttatggatTAGTTTGATGGTTGAATTAGGAAAGTGTGTGAATATATAGGTAGCTAACGTGTGAACAAGAAGAGAATGAGTCAGATTGGAAAATAGTTGACTAGGTATTACTAGTTGACTGTTTTTTTTGTTATTTGAGTTTACATAACATTCAACTCTTATATTTGTTCAAACATTTTCACCTAGTACTCGGTCGTATGTATGGATACGCTGTTCTACATTAAGAGACCGTCTTTATGTGCTATGAGATACAAATGTCTCTTTAATTCTGCAGTTACGAAGTACTAAAAGTATTGATTTTCTAAAAATGATTTATGTTAAAATATATTTATGTAAATGAGTTGaataataaattgaaaaatagAAATTGTTAAATATATAATTCTGAGTGTTAAATATATTGTAGATTGGCAGAGTCAAATTTGAGTGTATTTGATAGAATAGTAGTCAAATATAATTTATAGTAGTGGAAATATGTAGTTGTCAAAAGAGTTAACTTCGACATTGTTAAAATTTAGTATTGTTTTGTAACAATTGTGTTATTTAAAGAGATTACTTGTTGTGTAAGTAATGTCAGCAATAAATAGGGAGATACCATATGTTTGTAATGTGAATGTAGAGAGGGAAACACATAATCATTCAATAAAATTTCTCTTTTTTCTCAAAATcctaatttttatttttctctcttttctctctcAAATTATATCATCTCATTACATCTTTGTGCGACGGATTCATCTTACAATTAATGTGTGGTTGAATCACTCAAGTGAAGAGTGAAGAACGAGAGGTATGatcaatcagaaagattgattctCGTTCAATCAAGATTGATTCAGATTATTTTTAAGATTGGGGTTTAATTCaaacatctggtatctagagcatTGACTGTgatttttggtgatttttgggAAGCATATCTAGAGCATTAGAACGAGCATTTTCCAACATATTGCAATGACACCAATTGGAGAAGATGCTACGGATCAACAAAAGGCCATACATAAAGATTTAAGgaagaaagattataaatctCTCTTTACAATCCATCAATGCGTTGATCCTGACAACTTTGAGAAATTTGGTAATGTAGACTCGGAAAAGGAAGCATGGGACATCCTGGAGAAATCATTTAGATGTGCTAAAAAGGTGAAAGATATGAGGTTataaactcacaaaagaacgtatgagCTATTTCAGATGGAAGAAAGTGAAAGCGTAGCTGATTTCTTCACCAGATTAACGAGATTGTTGAATAAAATCAAAATGTGTGAAGAAGTGATGACAACAAGATTAGTAGTTTCAAAAATCTTGAGGTCATTACTTCCAAAGTTCGATCATGTGGTAGTGGCCATAGAAGAATCTAAGGATTTGTCAAGCATGACAAAAGAggagcttcaagggacgcttgaatctcatgatTAAAGAATGTCTGAAAGATCTGCGAGCAAGACAAAGAATGATGTAGCTCTGCAAGCGCAACcaacaaaagaaaagaaagacaAATGGAGATTGAACTGTAACAAAGGTagaggaggttacaacaatttGACTAGTAGAGGAAACCAACAAGAATGTAGTTTATCAATTCAAAGACAAACTTCAAACCAAAGCAATTACAGAGGTGGTACTGCAGGTAGAGGAAGAGTGATAGAAGAAAACCTGACAAAAGCCATATTCAGTGTTATAATTATTAGAAGTGTGGACATTATACAAGTCAATGTCGAGGAGGCAAGAAAGAAATTCAAGAAAGTGATGCAAGACTTATAAAATACGAAGAAGAAGAGATGTCGTTGATGGTCACAATGAAAGATGAAGAAAGATTCAAGGCCAATGGTACTTAGACTCAGACTGCGCATCACACATGactggaaggaaagattggtttgtcaacataagTCCCTcgatgaagaagaaggtgaaatttgcaaatgacaataccCTGATTGCTaaaggtattggtgatgttctgatCATGAGGAAATATGACAAAAGGTCAATAATTTCTGATGTATTGTATATATCATGCATGAaaagtaatttgctcagcatatggCAACTAGTCGAGAATAATTACAAAGTGTTGATCTAAGATAAGATGACGAGAGTTCTCAACTTAAGTGGTAAGTTAATCTTGAAGGCACCTATGTCTCAGAACATAACCTTCAATATTGAACTCAATGTGATGGAGCACAGTGTCTGGCAACCATGACTAGCAGAGATGAATGGCTATGGCATTACGGgcttggccatctcaatttcaaacACATTGGAAATCAGAAGAGAAGAAACATGGTTTTAGGATTACCATAAACTGgcattccaaatgaagtgtgtgaagaatgtaTTCAACAAAATTAACACAAGAATAACTTTAGCAAGATGCGGGAAACAATTGGAGGTCATATACTCATATGTGTGTGATCCTACCCAGGTAGATTCAATTAAAGGCAACAtatactttgtcacattcatagatgatttcagtaAAAAACTATGAAAATACctaatcaagaagaaaagtgatgTGCTTGAGGTGTTCACAAAGTTTAAGTCTATGGTGGAAATACAAAGTGGTCAAAAGCCCGGGACTCTGAagactgatggtggtggagaatatgtgtcgaaagattTTGATGCATTATGtgagaaagaagggattgtgcatatggtggtgtcaccctacactccacaacaaaatggtaCTGTTGAgaggaagaatagaaccatcataAACATGGTGACGAGTATGCTTAGAGGCAGGCATCTACCTAATAAGTTATGGGGTgaagttgtgtcgactgcaaCATACATCTTGAACAGATGTCCGACTAAGAAGATAGAAGGACTCACACCTGAAGAATGTTGGTATGTTGTCAAGCCTAGCGTAAGTCATCTAAAGGTGTTTGTATTCATACCACATAGACACGTGCATGACCAGTCTATGTGTGATTATGCTTGTTAATTACATCAGGTGATATGGTCGATGATGAAGGTGAACTTGTTAattatgctttctatgcagatACTGATCCAGTTTATGTAATTGAGGCATTGAAGGACTCTAAATGGATGCAGGCGATGAATGAAGAACTGAAGTCCATAAGTGTTAACAATACCTGGTCACTTGTCGAGTTGCCACAAGGCAAGAAGGAAATTAATGTGAAAAGGGTTTATAAAGTGAAGTTGAATCCAAAAGGATAAGTAATCAGACACAAAGCAATACTTATAGCCAAATTATTTATTCAAAgagaaggaatcgactttgatgaagtctttgcacctgttgctaggatcgaaacaatcaggttcGTTGTTTAACTAGCTAGCATGAATAACTGGTATATGTGTCAAATGGCCCACTAGACGAAGAGGTTTATGTAGCACAATCTGTCGATTTTGTGAAGCAAGGCCAAAAAGGAAAGGTATACAGGCTGCATAAAACCAtgtatggacttaagcaagctccaagagcttggaataagaagataaATAGTTTCATAAGAGAGAAGTAATATGTAAAGTGCACAATTGATCATGGAGTATATGTcagaagaagcaagagtgaactgcttatattatgtctctatgttgatgaccTATTGATAACAGGTAGCTACAAGAAAGAGATCAAAGACTTCAAAGCTGATATGTGCAAAGAGTTCGAAATGTATGACCTGGGCAACATTTTATACTTCCTTGGCATTGAATTCAACGAGAGTAGTATAGGCCTGATGATACatcaaagaagatatgcaagtGAGATACTCAAAAGATTTGAGATGGAAAACTACAATGAAACTTCAACACCTACTGAGCCAAGACTGCAACAGTCGAAGgactcagatgaagatgatgCTGATCTAACTCAATACATAAGACTCATTGGATCATTaagatacctttgtcacacaaggctTGATCTGGAATACAACGTGtgtatggtgagtagattcatgtaAAGGTCAAAGGTATCACACCTTGTAGCCACAAATAGGATACTAAGGTATCTCgaaggaactctcgactatggaatTTTATTTCCTGCAGTAGATGAAGGGAAAGAATGCAAACTTATGGGATACACTAACTCAAGTTGGTGTGGTGATGTCGAGGATAGAAAATTCACAAGTGGTTATGTGTTTATGTcaggtggtgcaccagttgcttggagcTCAAGAAAATAACTAGTAGCAGCGTTGCCATCATGTGAGACTGAGTACATTTTTGTCTCTCATTGTGCACGTCAAGTAAGATGGATGGTGAATTTAGTTGAAGAAATTGATTGATAAATTAGCAAGTGTACTAATCTGTCAATATAGTAATAATGGGAAATTCCAAATATCGATCTCAATGACTGCTTGATGATCATGATTTATTTTGAATTGTGATTGTGTTTTGTGTGATTAATATACTTGAGATTGTTGTTGTTTACCATCCTGCTATTGATTTTCACTATTAACATTTGTAAGGTGTATTCTCACCCCATTCTTGTTAGTTTTGTTAGTTTTGTGCAATAGTTGTACATATACTCAACATGAGACTGCAAGATTGGTAATGCAATTGTTGGCTTTATTACAAACGACACCATTATTCCAGCGTGGAACAAAAGATTGGTAATGTGAATGGGAAAAGTTCTTTCAGTGAAGTGATGCTAGTCTCTGACGCGGTGGAGCGATAATGTACCTGCAAGATTAGCAGTCCAATACCTAAGTTAATGAGATCACATAGATGTAACTTTACAAAAATAAATGAATGAATACTTGTTTATGGCATATGGGGGAGCTTATATACAACGAGCGGTTAAAACCACTCTTGTTCAACTTGGCGTGAGGTGCATGAAATTGTCTTATTAGATATGACAGTTGATGATGAGGAAGTAATTTGAATCCGGCGTACGACTTTTTGACGAGGGTCCACCTATTCTTATTTCGAATAAATAATTTATGTTATTTAAATTGTCTTCCTAAACGGTTGGACTCACCACCAGAAACacaaaaagtaaactttaataTGAGGAATCCAATTGTACTTTTTATAGAAAAAATATCTTTTAATCTAAGTTGGTTTTATATATTATGaagatgaaataaaatgaaaattagtTAGATTTGACAAActtagagagagagagatagaaaaTAGATTACATTTGCACGATTAAACTGAAAAGAAAAATGTCAGCATCTTCGTGAGATTTAATATATTGAATAACGTATGAGCCGTTGTCATGTAAACCATACATTAGTATATTTGACATGTTGGTCAACAATGATAACAATAAACCATGGTAAACAAGTAGGTATTGTTTTACTCAAAAAAACACCAACCACTAACGAAAAGCCTTTGAATTTTGGTCTCACGGTTAACAAGAACTGCCTCGTAATTTAGAACAGCGTATCCAAAGGAAACGACCGAGTGCAAG from Lathyrus oleraceus cultivar Zhongwan6 chromosome 1, CAAS_Psat_ZW6_1.0, whole genome shotgun sequence includes:
- the LOC127077857 gene encoding probable F-box protein At4g22030; the protein is MASLQISSLLSSSISSSSSSQTIIKSSFHLPKLPKIISIAPNTRPSRKLFEELNGQLTHTIIQQNDHHFSSNKSSLSPSSKTKTITQLYAILESVSDRIEMHQNIAEQRNNWNTLLLNSINMITLTASAMAAIAAISSSDAPLLALKLSSALLFSASTGMLVIMNKIQPSQLAEEQRNATRLFKELKSHIETTIALGNPTERYIKDTIKKVLALDRAYPLPLLGVMIEKFPQKYEPANWWPAKTSPRRSNKQNNERKQKGWKKNGWNEGLESEVKDVLQVMKRKDMEDYERLGNLVLKVNKTLAIAGPLLTGIAAVGSAFVGQGSWTSIVPVMAGALATAVNSFEHGGQVGMVSEMYRNCGGFFQMMENSIQENILEEDEEQRENGELFEIKLALKLGRSLSQLRDLARKSAYSRVEGTTVDEFASKLF